A region of Streptomyces deccanensis DNA encodes the following proteins:
- a CDS encoding undecaprenyl-diphosphate phosphatase, which produces MSTISVGQAVVLGAVEGVTEFLPVSSTGHLKITEGLMGIQVDDRAVVGFSAVIQVGAIAAVLVYFRHDIARIGSAWFRGLFDAGERQERDYRFAWWVIAATIPIVVVGLAARSLIEGPLASLWVVAGSLVVGSGVMWVAEQVGRRRRAEEDTRFRDAMLVGGSQILALLFPGFSRSGATMSTALLLDLDRVAATRLSFFLGIPALTGAGLYELKDALGAGVGAAPLIAGTAVSFAVAYASVAWLLKFVTRHSFNVFISYRIVVGVLLFGLLGAGGLS; this is translated from the coding sequence ATGAGCACCATCAGCGTCGGTCAGGCAGTCGTCCTCGGAGCGGTGGAGGGGGTGACGGAGTTCCTGCCGGTGTCCTCCACCGGCCATCTGAAGATCACCGAAGGGCTGATGGGGATCCAGGTGGACGACAGGGCCGTCGTCGGGTTCTCGGCGGTCATCCAGGTGGGCGCCATCGCCGCGGTGCTCGTGTACTTCCGGCACGACATCGCCCGCATCGGGTCCGCCTGGTTCCGGGGGCTGTTCGACGCGGGGGAGCGGCAGGAGCGCGACTACCGGTTCGCGTGGTGGGTGATCGCCGCGACAATCCCCATCGTCGTCGTGGGGCTGGCCGCGCGGTCGCTGATCGAGGGGCCCCTCGCCTCCCTGTGGGTGGTGGCCGGCTCGCTGGTCGTCGGCAGCGGTGTGATGTGGGTCGCCGAACAGGTGGGCCGGCGCAGGCGTGCCGAGGAGGACACCCGGTTCCGGGACGCGATGCTGGTCGGCGGTTCGCAGATCCTCGCTTTGCTGTTCCCCGGCTTCTCCCGCTCCGGCGCCACCATGTCCACCGCGCTGCTGCTCGACCTCGACCGGGTCGCCGCCACCCGGCTCTCCTTCTTCCTCGGCATTCCGGCCCTCACCGGCGCCGGGCTCTACGAGCTGAAGGACGCCCTCGGCGCGGGGGTCGGCGCGGCCCCGCTGATCGCCGGCACCGCCGTGTCGTTCGCGGTCGCGTACGCCTCCGTCGCCTGGCTGCTGAAGTTCGTGACCAGGCACTCGTTCAACGTGTTCATCTCCTATCGGATCGTGGTCGGGGTCCTGCTGTTCGGGCTGCTCGGCGCGGGTGGACTGAGCTGA
- a CDS encoding amino acid permease, whose amino-acid sequence MSEQSLEKDVVTGGNTAHVDAGDAGYSKSLKSRHVNMIAIGGAIGTGLFLGAGGRLVDAGPSLFIAYAVCGVFAFLVVRALGELVLYRPSSGAFVSYAREFMGEKGAYTAGWMYFLNWATTGIADITAVAVYTHYWGMFSDVPQWVIALVALAVVLSVNLISVKMFGELEFWFAIIKVGALVVFMCIGIWLLVTQQPVDGHTPGPALITDNGGLFPNGVLPMLLIIQGVVFAYASVELVGVAAGETENPEKIMPKAINSIMWRVGLFYVGSVILLSMLLPWSSYKAGESPFVTVLSNIGVPAAGGIMNLVVLTAAMSSLNSGLYSTGRILRSMAVAGSAPKFTGVMSRSQVPYGGILLTSGICVLGVGLNFVVPAEAFEIVLNFAAIGIIATWGMIMICHLLFWQKTERGELTRPSYQLPGSPWTELVTLFFLASVLVLMYLDGGVGRTTVLCLPLIVLALVAGWFGVRRRVGRQPAGVKK is encoded by the coding sequence GTGAGCGAGCAGTCCCTCGAAAAAGACGTCGTGACCGGCGGGAACACCGCCCACGTCGACGCCGGTGACGCCGGCTACAGCAAGTCCCTGAAGTCCCGCCACGTCAACATGATCGCCATCGGCGGCGCGATCGGCACCGGGCTCTTCCTCGGCGCCGGCGGCCGTCTCGTCGACGCCGGCCCGTCCCTGTTCATCGCGTACGCGGTCTGCGGAGTCTTCGCCTTCCTCGTCGTCCGCGCCCTCGGCGAACTGGTCCTCTACCGGCCCTCGTCCGGCGCCTTCGTGTCCTACGCCCGCGAGTTCATGGGCGAGAAGGGCGCGTACACGGCCGGCTGGATGTACTTCCTGAACTGGGCCACCACCGGAATCGCCGACATCACCGCCGTCGCCGTCTACACCCACTACTGGGGCATGTTCTCCGACGTGCCGCAGTGGGTGATCGCCCTGGTCGCCCTCGCGGTCGTCCTGTCCGTGAACCTGATCTCCGTGAAGATGTTCGGTGAACTGGAGTTCTGGTTCGCGATCATCAAGGTCGGCGCGCTCGTCGTCTTCATGTGCATCGGCATCTGGCTGCTCGTCACCCAGCAGCCCGTGGACGGCCACACCCCCGGCCCGGCCCTGATCACCGACAACGGCGGCCTCTTCCCCAACGGCGTCCTGCCGATGCTGCTGATCATCCAGGGTGTCGTCTTCGCCTACGCCTCCGTCGAACTGGTCGGCGTCGCCGCCGGAGAGACCGAGAACCCCGAGAAGATCATGCCGAAGGCGATCAACTCGATCATGTGGCGGGTCGGCCTCTTCTACGTCGGCTCCGTGATCCTGCTGTCGATGCTGCTGCCCTGGTCCTCGTACAAGGCGGGCGAGAGCCCCTTCGTCACGGTGCTCTCCAACATCGGTGTCCCGGCCGCCGGCGGCATCATGAACCTGGTCGTGCTGACCGCGGCCATGTCCTCGCTCAACTCGGGCCTGTACTCCACCGGCCGCATCCTGCGCTCGATGGCCGTCGCCGGCTCCGCCCCGAAGTTCACCGGCGTGATGAGCCGCAGCCAGGTCCCCTACGGCGGCATCCTGCTCACCAGCGGCATCTGTGTGCTGGGTGTCGGCCTGAACTTCGTGGTCCCCGCCGAGGCGTTCGAGATCGTCCTCAACTTCGCCGCCATCGGCATCATCGCCACCTGGGGCATGATCATGATCTGCCACCTGCTGTTCTGGCAGAAGACCGAGCGCGGCGAGCTGACCCGCCCGAGCTACCAGCTTCCGGGCTCCCCCTGGACCGAACTGGTCACCCTGTTCTTCCTGGCCTCGGTGCTGGTCCTGATGTACCTGGACGGCGGGGTCGGCCGCACGACCGTGCTGTGCCTCCCCCTCATCGTGTTGGCGCTGGTCGCGGGCTGGTTCGGCGTACGACGCCGGGTCGGCCGGCAGCCGGCCGGAGTGAAGAAGTGA
- a CDS encoding glutaminase has translation MESTALRPILERIAEEIERTPGRGRPADYIPALAARDPRSFGMAVAEPDGTVYGVGDWREPFSTQSITKVFTLALDLAREGDALWEHVGREPSGNPFNSLVQLEYENGIPRNPFINAGALVVTDRLHTRTGDAAGTLLSFLREESGNPDLDFDAQIAASESAHGDRNAALAHFMASYGNIDNPVPALLDQYFRQCSLTASCADLALAATFLARHGVRADGTRLLTRSQAKQINAVMLTCGTYDAAGDFAYRVGLPGKSGVGGGIIAVVPGRLALCVWSPGLDERGNSVAGVAALDRFTTLTGLSIF, from the coding sequence ATGGAATCCACCGCCCTCCGGCCGATCCTGGAACGCATCGCCGAGGAGATCGAACGGACCCCGGGGAGGGGCCGGCCCGCCGACTACATCCCGGCACTCGCGGCCCGCGACCCGCGCAGCTTCGGCATGGCCGTCGCGGAGCCGGACGGCACGGTGTACGGCGTGGGGGACTGGCGCGAGCCGTTCTCCACGCAGTCCATCACCAAGGTCTTCACCCTCGCGCTCGACCTGGCGCGCGAGGGTGACGCCCTCTGGGAACACGTGGGCCGCGAGCCCTCCGGCAACCCCTTCAACTCCCTGGTGCAGCTGGAGTACGAGAACGGCATCCCGCGCAACCCGTTCATCAACGCGGGCGCCCTCGTCGTCACCGACCGCCTGCACACCCGGACCGGCGACGCGGCGGGCACGCTGCTGTCCTTCCTGCGGGAGGAGAGCGGCAACCCCGACCTCGACTTCGACGCGCAGATCGCCGCCTCCGAGTCCGCCCACGGCGACCGGAACGCGGCACTCGCCCACTTCATGGCGTCGTACGGCAACATCGACAACCCCGTACCGGCCCTCCTCGACCAGTACTTCCGCCAGTGCTCCCTCACCGCCTCCTGCGCCGACCTCGCCCTCGCCGCCACCTTCCTGGCCAGGCACGGTGTCCGCGCCGACGGCACCCGGCTGCTGACCCGCAGCCAGGCGAAGCAGATCAACGCGGTGATGCTCACCTGCGGCACGTACGACGCGGCCGGTGACTTCGCGTACCGCGTGGGCCTGCCCGGCAAGAGCGGGGTGGGCGGCGGCATCATCGCGGTGGTGCCCGGCCGCCTCGCGCTCTGCGTGTGGAGCCCGGGGCTGGACGAGCGGGGCAACTCGGTGGCCGGGGTGGCGGCCCTGGACCGGTTCACCACCCTGACGGGGCTGTCGATCTTCTGA
- a CDS encoding asparaginase, which produces MYDPTTTGASATPAAPVAAAPAIREPLHAPVAHLVRGGVIEGIHHGSVVVLGADGEVELQLGDIEAAFYPRSALKPVQAVAMLRAGLPLDGELLSLAAASHSGEERHLAGARRILELAGATEADLRNVTDMPYDPAVRDAWIREGRQPSRLAQNCSGKHAAMLYTCKLNGWSLDDYLDPAHPLQQAIAEIVEDLTGQAIARVTVDGCGAPLFSVSLHGLARALARITTAAEGTPERTVADAMREHAEMASGAGRDVAELMRAVPGLLTKDGFEGVQVAALPDGRAVAVKIADGANRARVPVCAAALVRAGVEPAALAGFAGEALLGGGREVGRVRAVRALDPLPRLP; this is translated from the coding sequence ATGTACGACCCCACGACCACCGGCGCCTCGGCGACCCCTGCGGCTCCGGTGGCCGCGGCCCCCGCGATCCGGGAACCGCTGCACGCCCCCGTCGCCCACCTCGTACGCGGAGGTGTCATCGAGGGCATCCACCACGGCTCCGTCGTGGTGCTGGGTGCCGACGGGGAGGTGGAACTCCAACTCGGCGACATCGAGGCGGCGTTCTACCCCCGGTCGGCGCTCAAGCCGGTCCAGGCCGTGGCCATGCTGCGCGCCGGACTCCCCCTGGACGGCGAACTGCTGTCCCTGGCCGCCGCCAGCCACTCCGGCGAGGAACGCCACCTCGCCGGAGCCCGGCGCATCCTGGAGCTGGCCGGCGCCACCGAGGCCGACCTGCGCAACGTCACCGACATGCCGTACGACCCGGCCGTCCGCGACGCGTGGATACGCGAGGGGAGGCAGCCCTCCCGTCTCGCGCAGAACTGCTCGGGCAAACACGCGGCCATGCTCTACACCTGCAAGCTCAACGGCTGGTCCCTGGACGACTACCTCGACCCGGCCCACCCCCTCCAGCAGGCCATCGCCGAGATCGTCGAGGACCTCACCGGGCAGGCCATCGCCCGCGTCACCGTCGACGGCTGCGGCGCACCCCTGTTCTCCGTCTCCCTGCACGGGCTCGCCCGCGCCCTCGCCCGGATCACCACCGCCGCCGAGGGCACCCCCGAGCGCACCGTCGCCGACGCCATGCGCGAACACGCCGAGATGGCCTCCGGCGCGGGGCGCGACGTCGCCGAGCTGATGCGGGCCGTGCCGGGGCTGCTCACCAAGGACGGTTTCGAGGGCGTCCAGGTCGCAGCCCTCCCCGACGGCCGCGCGGTCGCCGTGAAGATCGCCGACGGTGCGAACCGGGCGCGGGTGCCGGTGTGTGCGGCGGCGCTCGTGCGGGCCGGTGTCGAGCCTGCGGCTCTCGCCGGGTTCGCGGGGGAGGCGTTGCTCGGGGGCGGGCGGGAGGTCGGGCGGGTCCGTGCGGTGCGGGCGCTCGATCCGTTGCCGCGGTTGCCCTGA
- the aspA gene encoding aspartate ammonia-lyase: MTAAATRSEHDLLGDRDVPVDAYWGVHTLRATENFPITGTPISAYPHLVDALAAVKEAAARANEELGLLAPEKAAAIIEACREIRDGKLHDQFVVDVIQGGAGTSTNMNANEVIANRALELLGHAKGQYAHLHPNEDVNLGQSTNDVYPTAVKIATVFAVHGLLTAMTVLQDSFARKAVEFRQVLKMGRTQLQDAVPMTLGQEFSAFAVMVDEDRSRLAEAVELIHEINLGATAIGTGLNAPAGYAESARRHLAEITGLPLVTAANLVEATQDCGAFVQMSGVLKRIAVKLSKSCNDLRLLSSGPRAGLNEINLPPVQAGSSIMPGKVNPVIPEVVNQVAFEVIGNDVTITMAAEAGQLQLNAFEPIILHSLSESLTHLRAACLTLAERCVDGITANEDELRAAVENSIGLVTALNPHIGYTAATDIAKEALATGRGVAELVQEKGLLPAERLRELLRPEVLAGNGAPPA; this comes from the coding sequence ATGACCGCCGCAGCCACCCGCAGCGAACACGATCTGCTCGGAGACCGTGACGTCCCCGTCGACGCGTACTGGGGCGTTCACACCCTGCGCGCCACGGAGAACTTCCCGATCACGGGCACCCCGATCTCCGCCTACCCCCATCTGGTCGACGCCCTGGCCGCGGTCAAGGAGGCCGCCGCCCGCGCCAACGAGGAACTCGGCCTGCTCGCCCCGGAGAAGGCCGCCGCGATCATCGAGGCCTGCCGGGAGATCCGCGACGGCAAGCTGCACGACCAGTTCGTCGTCGACGTGATCCAGGGCGGCGCCGGCACCTCCACCAACATGAACGCCAACGAGGTCATCGCCAACCGGGCGCTGGAGCTGCTGGGTCACGCCAAGGGGCAGTACGCGCACCTGCACCCCAACGAGGACGTCAACCTCGGCCAGTCCACCAACGACGTCTACCCGACCGCCGTCAAGATCGCGACCGTGTTCGCGGTGCACGGACTGCTCACGGCGATGACCGTCCTCCAGGACTCCTTCGCCCGCAAGGCCGTCGAGTTCCGCCAGGTGCTCAAGATGGGCCGCACCCAGCTCCAGGACGCGGTCCCCATGACGCTCGGCCAGGAGTTCTCCGCGTTCGCGGTCATGGTCGACGAGGACCGCAGCCGGCTCGCCGAGGCCGTCGAGCTGATCCATGAGATCAACCTCGGCGCCACCGCCATCGGCACCGGCCTCAACGCGCCCGCCGGCTACGCCGAGTCGGCGCGCCGCCACCTCGCCGAGATCACCGGACTGCCGCTGGTCACCGCCGCCAACCTGGTCGAGGCCACCCAGGACTGCGGCGCGTTCGTGCAGATGTCGGGCGTCCTCAAGCGCATCGCCGTCAAGCTCTCCAAGAGCTGCAACGACCTGCGGCTGCTCTCCTCCGGGCCGCGCGCGGGCCTCAACGAGATCAACCTGCCGCCGGTGCAGGCCGGTTCGTCCATCATGCCGGGCAAGGTCAACCCGGTGATCCCCGAGGTCGTCAACCAGGTCGCCTTCGAGGTCATCGGCAACGACGTCACCATCACCATGGCGGCCGAGGCCGGACAGCTCCAGCTCAACGCCTTCGAACCGATCATCCTGCACTCCCTCTCGGAGTCCCTCACCCACCTCCGCGCGGCCTGCCTCACCCTCGCCGAGCGCTGCGTCGACGGCATCACCGCCAACGAGGACGAACTGCGCGCCGCCGTGGAGAACTCCATCGGCCTGGTCACCGCCCTCAACCCGCACATCGGCTACACCGCCGCCACCGACATCGCCAAGGAGGCCCTCGCCACCGGCCGGGGCGTGGCCGAACTCGTCCAGGAGAAGGGCCTGTTGCCCGCTGAACGGCTCCGGGAACTGCTGCGGCCCGAGGTCCTCGCTGGCAACGGCGCCCCGCCGGCCTGA
- a CDS encoding FadR/GntR family transcriptional regulator: protein MNLSDSQTGGSAPRRVSAMEAVLTHLRDAIERGKYAIGDKLPSEAELCRQLEVSRPVLREALRALQVMGLTQSRTGKGTFVIANAVEDPTFGDYVASDLLEVRRHVEIPVAGYAAVRRTPENLDHLAHLLDRMERETDTTAWVAMDTLFHLAVAEAAQNPVFRRVIEEIRDALARQSAFLNELGGRREQSNREHRAIVEALIDGSANDAVEAMSHHLDRVETTLTDIVRSPRTDSSTEGGPEA from the coding sequence GTGAACCTGTCAGACAGCCAGACAGGTGGCTCGGCACCGCGGCGCGTCAGCGCCATGGAAGCGGTGCTCACCCACCTCCGCGACGCGATCGAGCGCGGCAAGTACGCCATCGGGGACAAACTCCCCTCGGAGGCGGAGCTCTGCCGACAGCTCGAAGTGAGCCGTCCGGTCCTGCGCGAGGCCCTGCGCGCCCTTCAGGTCATGGGGCTGACCCAGTCCCGTACCGGCAAGGGCACCTTCGTGATCGCGAACGCCGTCGAGGACCCCACCTTCGGCGACTACGTGGCGAGCGACCTGCTGGAAGTGCGCCGGCATGTGGAGATCCCGGTCGCCGGGTACGCGGCCGTCCGCCGCACCCCGGAGAACCTGGACCATCTGGCCCACCTGCTGGACCGGATGGAGCGGGAGACCGACACCACCGCCTGGGTCGCGATGGACACCCTCTTCCACCTGGCCGTGGCCGAGGCCGCCCAGAACCCGGTGTTCCGCCGGGTGATCGAGGAGATCCGGGACGCGCTGGCCCGCCAGTCGGCCTTCCTCAACGAGCTGGGCGGTCGGCGCGAGCAGTCCAACCGCGAGCACCGGGCCATCGTCGAGGCGCTGATCGACGGTTCCGCCAACGACGCGGTGGAGGCCATGTCCCACCACCTCGACCGCGTCGAGACCACCCTCACCGACATCGTGCGTTCCCCGCGCACGGACAGCTCCACGGAAGGCGGACCCGAGGCGTGA